Proteins encoded by one window of Streptomyces sp. ALI-76-A:
- a CDS encoding RDD family protein → MSAPTPAPGDDRPREGYYPDPSIPGYVRYWNGASWVPGTSRPAPTDGVPLAPPPGSGPAAVAAPVEETGPHFFDEDPVGAPGPAPAPAAGAQHGDRPPPAAAWGAERSRQSGFGGDQDRRVSWGSPPPQGAQQSAPQGAQQAGPQSADPRLPRAAEPADGPARPEGHAARTDGTATIPPAERDAGGGSTFVFRRPTAGPGGGAATPGVPGPGGPTADEGTVTFRALSPRTARQGGAAGAHQGSTGTPGAAPGAFGAQFPAAAGTGTAGPAGGPGAPGAQVPPPQSPSPQASGPAGATPSPGTPEAPGFGAGKAAVARAATARGPAGDGAGTAAPAAFSGPQQAIPPAAPHVPQQPAGPQPGAPRPGGPESASGSAPMAAGSGGGQPSWAQQVHRLAGASDEDQPVVPWKPPVDDVFQAAARRQSSARPAGLGKRLAARLVDTVVLAGVTAVAAVPLGAKALDHVNEKIDAAKLSGETVTVWLLDGTTSAYLGIVLAVLLVFGVLYEVLPTAKWGRTLGKKLFGLDVRDIEGHEPPSFGAALRRWLAYSVPGLLAIGVLGVLWCLFDRPWRQCWHDKAAHTFVAR, encoded by the coding sequence ATGAGCGCCCCAACCCCGGCCCCCGGTGACGACAGGCCCCGCGAAGGGTATTACCCGGACCCGTCCATTCCTGGATACGTCCGGTACTGGAACGGTGCCTCCTGGGTGCCGGGCACCAGCCGTCCGGCACCGACGGACGGCGTACCGCTCGCCCCGCCGCCCGGCTCCGGCCCGGCGGCCGTGGCCGCCCCGGTCGAGGAGACGGGCCCGCACTTCTTCGACGAGGATCCGGTCGGCGCGCCGGGCCCGGCCCCGGCCCCGGCGGCCGGCGCTCAGCACGGCGACCGGCCGCCGCCCGCCGCCGCCTGGGGCGCCGAACGCTCCCGGCAGTCCGGCTTCGGGGGTGACCAGGACCGCCGGGTGTCGTGGGGGTCACCGCCTCCGCAGGGCGCTCAGCAGAGTGCCCCGCAGGGCGCCCAGCAGGCAGGCCCGCAGAGCGCCGACCCCCGGCTGCCGCGTGCGGCGGAACCGGCCGACGGCCCGGCCCGGCCCGAGGGCCACGCGGCCCGTACGGACGGCACCGCGACGATCCCGCCCGCGGAGCGGGACGCCGGCGGCGGCAGCACGTTCGTCTTCCGCAGGCCCACGGCCGGACCCGGGGGAGGGGCGGCGACTCCCGGCGTCCCGGGCCCCGGCGGCCCCACCGCCGACGAGGGCACCGTGACCTTCCGCGCGCTCTCCCCGCGCACGGCCCGGCAGGGCGGGGCGGCGGGGGCGCACCAGGGGAGCACGGGCACCCCGGGCGCGGCCCCGGGAGCGTTCGGCGCCCAGTTCCCGGCGGCAGCCGGCACGGGCACCGCCGGGCCGGCCGGTGGTCCGGGCGCACCCGGCGCCCAGGTTCCGCCGCCCCAGTCCCCGTCGCCCCAGGCCTCCGGGCCCGCCGGAGCGACCCCGTCCCCCGGCACACCCGAAGCCCCCGGCTTCGGCGCCGGGAAGGCCGCAGTCGCCCGCGCGGCAACCGCGCGGGGCCCCGCGGGCGACGGAGCCGGGACGGCCGCCCCGGCGGCCTTCTCCGGCCCGCAGCAGGCGATCCCGCCGGCCGCCCCGCACGTGCCGCAGCAGCCCGCCGGACCCCAGCCCGGGGCGCCCCGGCCCGGTGGCCCCGAGTCCGCCTCCGGCTCCGCCCCCATGGCCGCCGGCTCCGGCGGCGGACAGCCCTCCTGGGCGCAGCAGGTGCACCGGCTGGCCGGCGCCTCGGACGAGGACCAGCCGGTCGTGCCCTGGAAGCCGCCCGTCGACGACGTGTTCCAGGCGGCCGCCCGGCGGCAGTCGTCGGCCCGTCCCGCGGGGCTCGGCAAGCGGCTGGCCGCCCGGCTCGTGGACACGGTCGTCCTCGCCGGTGTCACCGCCGTGGCCGCCGTACCGCTGGGTGCCAAGGCGCTCGACCACGTCAACGAGAAGATCGACGCGGCCAAGCTGTCCGGCGAGACCGTCACGGTCTGGCTGCTCGACGGCACGACGTCTGCGTACCTCGGCATCGTCCTCGCCGTCCTGCTGGTCTTCGGCGTCCTCTACGAGGTGCTGCCCACCGCCAAATGGGGCCGGACCCTCGGCAAGAAGCTGTTCGGCCTGGACGTGCGGGACATCGAGGGGCACGAGCCCCCGTCCTTCGGTGCCGCCCTGCGCCGCTGGCTCGCCTACAGCGTGCCCGGGCTGCTCGCCATCGGTGTCCTGGGCGTCCTGTGGTGCCTGTTCGACCGGCCGTGGCGCCAGTGCTGGCACGACAAGGCCGCGCACACGTTCGTGGCGCGCTGA
- a CDS encoding SsgA family sporulation/cell division regulator, with product MHHTVVERELELELILSPERSIPVPARLAYRSDDPYAVHVAFHVTSDRPVCWTFSRDLLVEGVFRPSGHGDVRVWPAKARGRGVVLMALSSPDGDALLQAPAAQVAAWLERTLRVVPPGSEGEQLGIDDALDQLLAR from the coding sequence ATGCACCACACCGTTGTCGAGCGCGAACTGGAGCTCGAACTCATCCTGTCCCCGGAGCGCAGCATCCCCGTCCCGGCCCGGCTCGCCTACCGCTCCGACGACCCGTACGCCGTCCACGTCGCCTTCCACGTCACCTCCGACCGGCCGGTGTGCTGGACGTTCTCCCGCGACCTCCTGGTGGAGGGGGTGTTCCGGCCGAGCGGGCACGGGGACGTGCGGGTGTGGCCGGCGAAGGCGCGGGGCCGCGGCGTCGTCCTGATGGCGCTGAGTTCACCCGATGGTGACGCTCTCCTCCAGGCGCCGGCCGCCCAGGTGGCCGCCTGGCTGGAGCGGACGCTGCGGGTGGTGCCCCCGGGGAGCGAGGGCGAGCAGCTGGGCATCGACGACGCGCTCGACCAGCTGCTCGCCCGGTGA
- a CDS encoding FAD-linked oxidase C-terminal domain-containing protein, producing the protein MIMSRIEAPRDEATGNLFDRLLDGLPADAVLTDPDVTASYAHDMAGFCPAGAPAAVVLPRTVEQVQHVMRTATELRIPVVPQGARTGLSGGANASDGCVVLSLTRMDRILEINPVDRIAVVEPGVINATLSRAVGEHGLCYPPDPSSWEMCTIGGNIGTASGGLCCVKYGVTAEYVLGLDVVLADGRLMSTGRRTAKGVAGYDLTRLFVGSEGSLGIVVRATLALKPQPPEQLVLVAEFASGAAACDAVCRVMAGGHVPSLLELMDRTTVKAVNDLAHMGLPESTEALLLAAFDTADPAADLAALGALCEAAGATQVVPADDAAESELLLQARRLSLTALEAVKGTTMIDDVCVPRSRLGEMLDGIDRIAEKHQLTIGVVAHAGDGNTHPTVCFDAADPEESRRARESFDDIMALGLELGGTITGEHGVGVLKKEWLAREIGPVGVELQRQIKQVFDPLGILNPGKLF; encoded by the coding sequence GTGATCATGAGCCGTATCGAAGCGCCTCGCGACGAAGCGACCGGCAACCTCTTCGACCGTCTGCTGGACGGCCTGCCCGCCGACGCCGTCCTGACCGACCCGGACGTGACGGCCTCCTACGCCCACGACATGGCCGGCTTCTGCCCGGCCGGAGCGCCCGCGGCGGTCGTGCTGCCGCGCACGGTCGAGCAGGTCCAGCACGTCATGCGCACCGCCACCGAGCTACGGATCCCGGTCGTCCCGCAGGGCGCCCGCACGGGCCTGTCGGGCGGCGCCAACGCCTCCGACGGCTGCGTCGTGCTGTCCCTCACCAGGATGGACCGGATCCTGGAGATCAACCCGGTCGACCGCATCGCCGTCGTGGAACCCGGCGTCATCAACGCGACCCTCTCCCGCGCGGTCGGCGAGCACGGTCTGTGCTACCCGCCCGACCCCTCCAGCTGGGAGATGTGCACGATCGGCGGCAACATCGGCACCGCGTCGGGCGGCCTGTGCTGCGTGAAGTACGGGGTGACCGCGGAGTACGTCCTCGGCCTGGACGTGGTGCTGGCCGACGGACGCCTGATGTCCACCGGCCGCCGCACCGCCAAGGGCGTCGCCGGGTACGACCTCACCCGCCTCTTCGTCGGCTCCGAGGGCTCCCTCGGCATCGTCGTCCGCGCCACCCTCGCGCTGAAACCGCAGCCGCCCGAACAGCTCGTGCTGGTGGCCGAGTTCGCGTCCGGGGCCGCCGCCTGCGACGCCGTCTGCCGCGTCATGGCGGGCGGCCACGTGCCGTCCCTCCTCGAACTGATGGACCGTACGACGGTGAAAGCCGTCAACGACCTCGCGCACATGGGACTGCCGGAGAGCACGGAGGCCCTGCTGCTGGCCGCCTTCGACACCGCGGACCCGGCCGCCGACCTCGCCGCCCTCGGCGCGCTGTGCGAGGCGGCCGGCGCCACCCAGGTCGTCCCCGCCGACGACGCCGCCGAGTCCGAACTCCTGCTCCAGGCGCGCCGGCTGTCGCTCACCGCGCTGGAGGCGGTCAAGGGCACCACGATGATCGACGACGTGTGCGTGCCCCGCTCCCGGCTCGGCGAGATGCTCGACGGGATCGACCGGATCGCCGAGAAGCACCAGCTCACCATCGGAGTCGTCGCCCACGCCGGCGACGGCAACACCCACCCCACGGTCTGCTTCGACGCGGCGGACCCCGAGGAGTCCCGGCGCGCCCGGGAGTCCTTCGACGACATCATGGCCCTCGGCCTGGAACTCGGCGGCACCATCACCGGTGAGCACGGCGTCGGCGTCCTGAAGAAGGAGTGGCTGGCACGCGAGATCGGCCCGGTCGGGGTGGAACTGCAACGGCAGATCAAGCAGGTGTTCGACCCGCTCGGCATCCTCAACCCGGGCAAGCTGTTCTGA
- a CDS encoding tetratricopeptide repeat protein: MENHEEAPAPVPGPKARRVLVASVAGCAAVLGAVLALLPWERTATRAPAPAPGEQARAAVAAGVPAALPDLAVLIGEREARVRAHPRDARSWAVLGMAYAEQGRRTADPAYYPRAEAALRTSLRVRVKGNTEALGGLAALANARRDFPAARKWAEAARKLAPGRWTVYPPLIDACAGLGDHKAAGRALERLMELRSGPDVMARAAAVYWDRGWREDAAAQLADAAAAAEAPAERAAYLERAGQLAWERGDPADALRHFQEAVRLDPDQRAAQAGQGRALAALGRTTEALNAYRVALAKQPSPQYALELGELYESLGLGQAAGVQYDLLRARVRGAAAGGADEELVLGRFEADHGDPRAAVRRLRAEWARQPGTAVADALGWALHRAGQHREALRFATLATDEAKGGGVRSAPYAYHRGVIERALERYGPARRHLQEALRINPYFSPVHARAARAALAELGEPSVMDVPVMDAKR, translated from the coding sequence ATGGAGAACCACGAGGAGGCTCCCGCGCCGGTGCCGGGGCCCAAGGCAAGACGTGTCCTGGTCGCCTCCGTCGCCGGGTGTGCCGCCGTGCTCGGCGCGGTGCTGGCGCTGCTGCCCTGGGAGCGGACGGCGACCCGGGCGCCCGCCCCGGCACCGGGGGAACAGGCACGGGCGGCGGTCGCCGCGGGCGTGCCGGCCGCGCTGCCCGATCTGGCGGTGCTGATCGGGGAGCGCGAGGCCCGGGTGCGGGCGCACCCCCGGGACGCCCGGTCCTGGGCGGTGCTCGGCATGGCCTATGCGGAGCAGGGGCGGCGCACCGCGGACCCCGCGTACTACCCGAGGGCCGAGGCGGCCCTGCGGACCTCGCTGAGAGTGCGCGTGAAGGGGAACACGGAGGCGCTCGGCGGGCTGGCCGCCCTCGCCAACGCGCGCCGGGACTTCCCGGCCGCGCGGAAGTGGGCCGAGGCCGCGCGGAAGCTGGCACCCGGGCGCTGGACGGTGTATCCGCCGCTGATCGACGCCTGCGCCGGACTCGGTGACCACAAGGCGGCCGGGCGTGCTCTGGAGCGGCTGATGGAGCTGCGCTCCGGGCCGGACGTGATGGCGCGGGCCGCGGCCGTCTACTGGGACCGGGGGTGGCGGGAGGACGCGGCGGCCCAGCTCGCCGACGCGGCGGCGGCGGCCGAGGCGCCGGCCGAGCGGGCGGCGTACCTGGAGCGGGCCGGGCAGCTGGCCTGGGAGCGCGGCGACCCGGCGGACGCGCTGCGGCACTTCCAGGAGGCCGTGCGTCTCGACCCCGACCAGCGGGCCGCGCAGGCCGGGCAGGGGCGGGCGCTGGCCGCGCTGGGCCGGACGACGGAGGCGCTGAACGCCTACCGGGTGGCGCTGGCCAAGCAGCCGTCCCCGCAGTACGCGCTGGAACTGGGCGAGCTGTACGAGTCGCTGGGGCTCGGGCAGGCGGCGGGGGTGCAGTACGACCTGCTGCGGGCGCGGGTGCGCGGCGCCGCCGCGGGCGGGGCCGACGAGGAGCTGGTGCTCGGGCGGTTCGAGGCGGACCACGGGGATCCGCGGGCCGCGGTGCGGCGACTGCGGGCCGAGTGGGCCCGGCAGCCGGGCACCGCGGTGGCCGACGCGCTGGGCTGGGCGCTGCACCGGGCCGGGCAGCACCGGGAGGCGCTGCGGTTCGCGACCCTGGCGACGGACGAGGCCAAGGGGGGTGGCGTGCGGAGTGCGCCGTACGCCTACCACCGGGGCGTGATCGAGCGGGCGCTGGAGCGGTACGGGCCGGCCCGCAGGCACCTCCAGGAGGCGCTGCGGATCAACCCGTACTTCTCGCCGGTCCACGCGCGGGCGGCCCGGGCGGCGCTGGCGGAGCTGGGTGAGCCGTCCGTGATGGACGTGCCCGTGATGGACGCGAAGCGGTGA
- the hppD gene encoding 4-hydroxyphenylpyruvate dioxygenase encodes MTQTTHLTPDTARQADPFPVKGMDAVVFAVGNAKQAAHYYSTAFGMRLVAYSGPENGSRETASYVLENGSARFVLTSVIKPATPWGHFLAQHVAEHGDGVVDLAIEVPDARAAYAYAIEHGARPVAEPYELKDDHGTVVLAAIATYGETRHTLVERTGYDGPYLPGYVAARPIVEPPAHRTFQAVDHCVGNVELGRMNEWVGFYNKVMGFTNMKEFVGDDIATEYSALMSKVVADGTLKVKFPINEPAIAKKKSQIDEYLEFYGGAGVQHIALNTNDIVATVRTMRAAGVQFLDTPDSYYDTLGEWVGDTRVPVETLRELKILADRDEDGYLLQIFTKPVQDRPTVFFEIIERHGSMGFGKGNFKALFEAIEREQAKRGNL; translated from the coding sequence ATGACGCAGACCACACACCTCACTCCCGACACCGCCCGGCAGGCCGACCCCTTCCCGGTCAAGGGAATGGACGCGGTCGTCTTCGCCGTGGGCAACGCCAAGCAGGCGGCGCACTACTACTCCACCGCCTTCGGCATGAGGCTGGTCGCCTACTCCGGACCGGAGAACGGCAGCCGCGAGACCGCGAGCTACGTGCTGGAGAACGGCTCCGCCCGCTTCGTCCTCACCTCCGTCATCAAGCCCGCCACCCCCTGGGGCCACTTCCTCGCCCAGCACGTGGCCGAGCACGGCGACGGTGTGGTCGACCTCGCCATCGAGGTCCCGGACGCGCGCGCCGCGTACGCCTACGCGATCGAGCACGGCGCCCGCCCGGTCGCCGAGCCGTACGAGCTGAAGGACGACCACGGCACGGTCGTCCTCGCCGCGATCGCCACGTACGGCGAGACCCGCCACACCCTGGTCGAGCGCACCGGCTACGACGGTCCCTACCTCCCCGGCTACGTGGCCGCGCGCCCGATCGTCGAGCCGCCCGCCCACCGCACCTTCCAGGCGGTCGACCACTGCGTCGGCAACGTCGAGCTCGGCCGGATGAACGAGTGGGTCGGCTTCTACAACAAGGTCATGGGCTTCACGAACATGAAGGAGTTCGTGGGCGACGACATCGCCACCGAGTACAGCGCCCTGATGTCGAAGGTCGTCGCCGACGGCACCCTCAAGGTCAAGTTCCCGATCAACGAGCCCGCGATCGCCAAGAAGAAGTCCCAGATCGACGAGTACCTGGAGTTCTACGGCGGCGCCGGCGTCCAGCACATCGCGCTCAACACAAACGACATCGTCGCGACCGTCCGCACCATGCGCGCGGCCGGAGTCCAGTTCCTCGACACGCCGGACTCGTACTACGACACCCTCGGCGAGTGGGTCGGCGACACCCGCGTCCCCGTCGAGACCCTGCGCGAGCTGAAGATCCTCGCCGACCGCGACGAGGACGGCTACCTCCTGCAGATCTTCACCAAGCCGGTCCAGGACCGGCCCACCGTGTTCTTCGAGATCATCGAACGTCACGGCTCGATGGGCTTCGGCAAGGGCAACTTCAAGGCCCTGTTCGAGGCGATCGAGCGCGAGCAGGCCAAGCGGGGCAACCTGTAG
- a CDS encoding Lrp/AsnC family transcriptional regulator, with translation MGIDQLDGRIIVLLAREPRIGVLEMSRRLGVARGTVQARLDRLQSNGVIRGFGPEVDPAALGYPVTAFATLQIRQGQGADVRAHLATVPEVLELHTTTGTGDMLCRLVARSNADLQRVIDRVVGFDGIVRASTAIVMENPVPLRVIPLVEQAAEDREGT, from the coding sequence GTGGGGATCGATCAGCTGGACGGGCGGATCATCGTGCTGCTGGCGCGGGAGCCGCGGATCGGGGTGCTGGAGATGTCCCGGCGCCTGGGGGTGGCCCGGGGGACGGTGCAGGCCCGGCTGGACCGTCTTCAGTCGAACGGAGTCATCCGCGGGTTCGGTCCCGAGGTGGACCCGGCGGCGCTCGGCTACCCGGTCACGGCGTTCGCGACCCTCCAGATCCGGCAGGGGCAAGGGGCGGACGTCCGGGCGCACTTGGCGACCGTGCCGGAGGTGCTGGAGCTGCACACCACCACCGGCACCGGGGACATGCTGTGCCGGCTGGTGGCCCGCTCGAACGCCGATCTCCAGCGGGTCATCGACCGGGTTGTCGGTTTTGATGGGATCGTCCGGGCCTCCACCGCGATCGTCATGGAGAACCCTGTTCCGCTGCGGGTCATCCCGCTGGTGGAGCAGGCCGCGGAGGACCGGGAGGGGACCTGA
- a CDS encoding ABC transporter permease, which produces MNFWEYLGSRHQQLLTDAYQHASAVFQCMVVATLIGVLIGVVTYRSEWAGTVATTTTSTILTIPSLAMIGLLVPVVGLGVPPTVIALTLYGLLPVVRNAIVGLRGVDPSLVDAAKGIGMSRVTRLTRVELPLAWPPILTGIRVSTQMLMGIAAIAAYASGPGLGNVIFRGLASLGSKNAINQVLAGTLGIIILALLFDAAYVLIGRLTIPRGIRA; this is translated from the coding sequence GTGAACTTCTGGGAGTACCTGGGCAGCCGCCACCAGCAACTGCTGACGGACGCCTACCAACACGCGAGCGCCGTCTTCCAGTGCATGGTCGTGGCGACGCTGATCGGCGTGCTGATCGGTGTGGTCACCTACCGCAGCGAGTGGGCCGGCACCGTCGCGACCACCACCACCTCGACGATCCTGACCATTCCCTCGCTGGCGATGATCGGTCTGCTGGTCCCGGTCGTGGGCCTGGGCGTCCCGCCGACCGTGATCGCGCTGACGCTGTACGGGCTGCTGCCGGTCGTGCGCAACGCGATCGTCGGCCTGCGCGGGGTGGATCCCTCGCTGGTGGACGCGGCGAAGGGCATCGGGATGTCCCGCGTGACGCGGCTGACGCGGGTCGAGCTGCCGCTGGCCTGGCCGCCGATCCTGACCGGGATCCGGGTCTCGACGCAGATGCTGATGGGCATCGCGGCGATCGCCGCCTACGCCTCCGGCCCCGGCCTCGGCAACGTGATCTTCCGCGGCCTCGCCTCCCTGGGCAGCAAGAACGCGATCAACCAGGTACTCGCGGGCACGCTCGGGATCATCATCCTGGCCCTGTTGTTCGACGCCGCGTACGTCCTGATCGGGCGGCTGACCATCCCCAGGGGGATCCGTGCCTGA
- a CDS encoding betaine/proline/choline family ABC transporter ATP-binding protein (Members of the family are the ATP-binding subunit of ABC transporters for substrates such as betaine, L-proline or other amino acids, choline, carnitine, etc. The substrate specificity is best determined from the substrate-binding subunit, rather than this subunit, as it interacts with the permease subunit and not with substrate directly.), with protein MPEPAASGASIELEHLTKRYPGSPAPAVDNVTLRIDAGETVVLVGPSGCGKSTTLKMINRLIEPSGGRIRINGEDVTHMDPVRLRRQIGYAIQSSGLFPHMTVAQNIALVPRMLGWPKARIGERVEEMLDLVGLDPGEFHGRYPRALSGGQQQRVGVARALAADPPVLLMDEPFGAVDPITRDHLQDELIRVQHELHKTIVFVTHDFDEAIKLGDRIAVLRERSHIAQFDTPEAILTNPADDFVSGFVGAGAALKRLNLTRVRDVEITEYPTVTVDDPLQEIFSKLRSSGTNEILLLDKRGRPYKWLRRGDLMRARGSLARAGTLVHDTVTREATVRDALEAVLTDSSGRVPVTGRRGEYTGVVDVETLMNSVHELLEADRLEAMAHRHDLEDLRAAQTHAEQEGAGRERTA; from the coding sequence GTGCCTGAGCCGGCGGCCTCCGGTGCCTCCATCGAGCTGGAGCACCTCACCAAGCGGTATCCGGGCAGTCCCGCTCCCGCCGTCGACAACGTCACCCTGCGGATCGACGCGGGCGAGACCGTCGTCCTCGTCGGCCCGTCGGGGTGCGGCAAGTCGACGACGCTCAAGATGATCAACAGGTTGATCGAGCCGTCCGGCGGCCGCATCCGCATCAACGGCGAGGACGTCACCCACATGGACCCGGTCAGGCTGCGCCGGCAGATCGGGTACGCCATCCAGTCCTCCGGCCTCTTCCCGCACATGACCGTCGCCCAGAACATCGCGCTCGTCCCGAGGATGCTCGGCTGGCCGAAGGCGCGGATCGGGGAGCGGGTGGAGGAGATGCTCGACCTCGTCGGGCTGGACCCGGGCGAGTTCCACGGCCGCTATCCGCGCGCGCTGTCCGGAGGGCAGCAGCAACGCGTGGGCGTGGCGCGGGCGCTGGCGGCCGACCCGCCGGTCCTGTTGATGGACGAGCCGTTCGGCGCGGTCGACCCGATCACCCGGGACCACCTCCAGGACGAGCTGATCAGGGTGCAGCACGAGCTGCACAAGACGATCGTCTTCGTCACGCACGACTTCGACGAGGCCATCAAGCTGGGCGACCGGATCGCGGTGCTGCGGGAGCGGTCGCACATCGCCCAGTTCGACACCCCGGAGGCGATCCTCACCAACCCGGCCGACGACTTCGTGTCCGGTTTCGTGGGCGCGGGGGCGGCGCTGAAGCGGCTGAACCTGACCCGCGTCCGGGATGTCGAGATCACCGAGTATCCGACGGTCACCGTGGACGACCCGCTCCAGGAGATCTTCAGCAAGCTCCGGTCCAGCGGCACGAACGAGATCCTGCTGCTCGACAAGCGCGGCCGGCCCTACAAGTGGCTGCGCCGCGGTGACCTGATGCGTGCCAGGGGTTCGCTGGCCCGCGCCGGGACGCTGGTGCACGACACGGTGACCCGGGAGGCGACCGTGCGGGACGCGCTGGAGGCGGTGCTCACCGACAGCTCGGGGCGGGTGCCGGTCACCGGCCGGCGCGGCGAGTACACGGGCGTGGTCGACGTGGAGACGCTGATGAACTCCGTGCACGAACTCCTGGAGGCCGACCGGCTGGAGGCGATGGCGCACCGGCACGATCTGGAGGACCTGCGGGCCGCGCAGACGCACGCCGAGCAGGAGGGCGCCGGAAGGGAGCGGACGGCGTGA
- a CDS encoding ABC transporter permease — MTAPANLTGPEPREPDEPEAPPPPPGRPGRRITWQQLTILPAVLVAVLLATWLWFRQADLDSISENALSDGQVSKALWQHIELTAISTFFVLIIAIPLGILLTRRAFRKATPVAMSFANTGQATPAIGLLALLVIWLGTGMRAALIGIIAYAVLPVLSNTIAGLKANDPTLLEAARGIGMSPLGVLGKVELPLAVPLILAGVRTALVLNVGTATLATFGGGGGLGVLITTGITTQRMPVLVLGSVLTVVLALLVDWLASLAELLLRPRGLEAGT, encoded by the coding sequence GTGACCGCCCCCGCGAACCTGACCGGTCCCGAGCCGCGCGAACCGGACGAGCCCGAGGCCCCGCCGCCGCCCCCCGGGCGCCCGGGGCGGCGGATCACCTGGCAGCAGCTGACGATCCTGCCCGCGGTACTGGTGGCGGTGCTGCTGGCGACCTGGCTGTGGTTCCGGCAGGCCGACCTCGACTCGATCTCCGAGAACGCGCTGTCGGACGGCCAGGTGTCGAAGGCGCTGTGGCAGCACATCGAGCTGACGGCGATCTCGACCTTCTTCGTGCTGATCATCGCGATCCCGCTGGGGATCCTGCTGACCCGGCGGGCCTTCCGCAAGGCCACCCCGGTGGCCATGTCCTTCGCCAACACGGGCCAGGCGACCCCGGCGATCGGCCTCCTCGCCCTGCTGGTGATCTGGCTCGGTACGGGCATGCGGGCGGCCCTGATCGGCATCATCGCCTACGCCGTCCTGCCGGTGCTGTCGAACACGATCGCGGGCCTGAAGGCGAACGACCCGACGCTGCTGGAGGCGGCGCGGGGCATCGGCATGTCCCCCCTCGGGGTCCTGGGGAAGGTGGAGCTGCCGCTGGCCGTCCCGCTGATCCTGGCGGGCGTGCGCACGGCCCTGGTCCTCAACGTCGGCACGGCGACCCTGGCGACCTTCGGCGGGGGCGGCGGTCTCGGCGTGCTGATCACGACCGGCATCACCACCCAGCGGATGCCGGTCCTGGTGCTGGGCTCGGTCCTCACGGTCGTCCTCGCCCTGCTGGTCGACTGGCTGGCGTCGCTGGCCGAACTGCTGCTGCGGCCACGAGGGCTGGAGGCGGGGACATGA
- a CDS encoding glycine betaine ABC transporter substrate-binding protein, whose protein sequence is MRRVCCGVVGVLVLASGCGLTSGSPMADDVGPGSVGQGEPLKGADLTVTSKEFTEQLVLGAIMGIAFEAAGAEVLDRTGIQGSVGAREAVRSGDADGMYEYTGTAWITYLGNSDPITDPRQQWEAVRDADQENGLTWLAPASLNNTYALAMNQANSERYGTKTLSDVAALSRKDPDAVTLCVEGEFANRADGLPGMQKAYGMRVAAPRITQMDTGIIYTQAAKGSCVYGEVFTTDGRIKSMNLAVMRDDRKFFPNYNAAPEINSATLKEWPAIADVLDPITKKLDNAVARELNAKVDVEGEDPHQVALDWLKAEGFVKER, encoded by the coding sequence ATGAGACGGGTCTGCTGTGGGGTCGTCGGCGTGCTGGTGCTGGCCTCCGGCTGCGGTCTGACCAGCGGTTCCCCGATGGCCGACGACGTCGGCCCGGGTTCCGTGGGCCAGGGCGAGCCGTTGAAGGGCGCCGACCTGACCGTGACCTCCAAGGAGTTCACCGAGCAGCTCGTCCTCGGCGCGATCATGGGCATCGCCTTCGAGGCGGCCGGCGCGGAGGTCCTCGACCGCACGGGCATCCAGGGCTCCGTCGGGGCGCGGGAGGCGGTCAGGTCCGGTGACGCGGACGGCATGTACGAGTACACCGGCACCGCGTGGATCACGTACCTCGGCAACAGCGACCCCATCACCGACCCGCGGCAGCAGTGGGAGGCCGTGCGGGACGCCGACCAGGAGAACGGCCTGACCTGGCTGGCGCCGGCGTCCCTCAACAACACCTACGCCCTGGCGATGAACCAGGCCAACTCCGAGAGGTACGGCACGAAGACGCTGTCGGACGTGGCCGCGCTGTCCAGGAAGGACCCGGACGCGGTGACGCTGTGCGTGGAGGGCGAGTTCGCCAACCGCGCGGACGGCCTGCCGGGCATGCAGAAGGCGTACGGGATGAGGGTGGCGGCGCCCCGGATCACGCAGATGGACACGGGGATCATCTACACCCAGGCGGCAAAGGGCAGTTGCGTGTACGGGGAGGTCTTCACCACCGACGGGCGCATCAAGTCGATGAACCTCGCGGTGATGCGGGACGACAGGAAGTTCTTCCCCAACTACAACGCGGCGCCCGAAATCAACTCCGCCACCCTGAAGGAGTGGCCGGCCATCGCGGACGTCCTCGACCCGATCACCAAGAAACTGGACAACGCGGTGGCACGGGAACTGAACGCGAAGGTGGACGTCGAGGGCGAGGATCCGCACCAGGTGGCACTGGACTGGCTGAAGGCAGAGGGGTTCGTCAAGGAGAGGTGA